A single region of the Sorghum bicolor cultivar BTx623 chromosome 7, Sorghum_bicolor_NCBIv3, whole genome shotgun sequence genome encodes:
- the LOC8072978 gene encoding uncharacterized protein LOC8072978 isoform X2 codes for MEDVETRFNRLPRNVGFSDQSAYIVDVFGHGVNLISAYDYSYSEEIDQLVWYVLNNCDQAEKLIKKFQDDLTTSGVAAADLERRTENGFVHWFRNHMWRLNATDVVDDDLLALACGPDIRVRSYSTCVVNGVRFNTAERDKNKTTQNSRLTCTGAYRNGIIDYYGTPKEIIEFLYTDKDDGTKRSVVVFRCDWYKLDGKHTSLKDDEFYKSINISNLWCKKDSFILATQATQVFYLPDNKHGKNWRIVQRFNHRHLYNVSQIDGVASTAAPYQEQTCVVDLGRRPEVSDMPLSRDDEAGFVVHAAEIALLNKKNQLNANNEADIQLPSNFLNSIMYICEG; via the exons ATGGAAGATGTGGAGACAAGGTTTAATCGGCTTCCAAGAAATGTTGGATTTTCAGATCAGTCAGCATATATTGTTGATGTTTTTGGGCACGGTGTTAATCTTATAAGCGCATATGATTATTCGTACTCTGAGGAAATTGATCAGCTGGTTTGGTATGTTCTCAACAATTGTGATCAGGCCGAGAAATTAATAAA AAAGTTTCAAGATGACTTAACAACATCAGGGGTGGCTGCTGCAGATCTTGAAAGAAGGACAGAGAATGGCTTTGTGCATTGGTTCAGGAATCAT ATGTGGAGGTTGAATGCAACAGACGTGGTTGATGATGATTTACTTGCCTTAGCTTGTGGCCCTGACATTAGAGTAAGATCATACTCCACTTGTGTTGTCAATGGTGTTCGGTTCAACACCGCCGAGCGTGACAAAAACAAGACGACACAAAACTCCAGGTTGACCTGTACAGGTGCATATAGAAATGGAATAATTGATTATTATGGCACACCTAAAGAGATTATTGAGTTTCTGTACACTGACAAGGATGATGGTACAAAACGATCAGTTGTAGTTTTTAGATGTGACTGGTACAAATTAGATGGTAAGCATACCTCATTAAAAGATGATGAGTTCTATAAGAGTATCAATATTAGCAACTTGTGGTGCaaaaaggatagttttattttgGCAACTCAAGCGACACAAGTATTCTATTTGCCAGATAATAAGCATGGAAAGAATTGGCGGATTGTTCAAAGGTTTAATCATCGCCATTTGTATAATGTGTCTCAAATAGATGGTGTTGCATCCACTGCTGCACCCTATCAAGAGCAAACATGTGTTGTGGACCTTGGGAGGAGACCAGAAGTATCTGACATGCCTTTAAGCCGAGATGATGAGGCTGGCTTTGTTGTTCATGCTGCTGAGATTGCTCTTCTTAATAAGAAAAATCAACTAAATGCTAATAATGAAGCTGATATACAATTACCATCAAATTTTCTTAACAGCATCATGTATATATGTGAAGGTTGA
- the LOC8072977 gene encoding xyloglucan endotransglycosylase/hydrolase protein 8, with protein sequence MARRSLALLLASSLALVMMAAVASADSWLYEKFSTDGTVRTNYDESGAQVAMLNLDRSSGAGFNSKEQYLYGQFSVQMKLIPGNSAGTVSCFYLSSGDGDGHDEIDMEFMGNATGQPVVLNTNVWANGDGKKEHQFDLWFDPAADYHTYTIIWNPTNILFKVDDNVIRVFKRYADLAYPSSKPMTLHATLWDGSYWATEKGKVPIDWSGAPFVVSYKGYSADACVSGGACAAGSGAWMNKQPDSAEWGTVKWAESNYMRYNYCDDGWRFPQGLPAECSRS encoded by the exons ATGGCGCGGCGGTCTCTGGCCCTTCTGCTCGCGTCGTCGCTGGCCCTCGTGATGATGGCGGCCGTCGCGTCGGCGGACTCGTGGCTCTACGAGAAGTTCAGCACGGACGGCACCGTCCGCACCAACTACGACGAGTCCGGCGCGCAGGTGGCGATGCTCAACCTCGACCGCAGCTCCGGCGCCGGCTTCAACTCCAAGGAGCAGTACCTCTACGGCCAGTTCAGCGTCCAGATGAAGCTCATCCCCGGCAACTCCGCCGGCACCGTCTCCTGCTTCTAC CTTTCTTCTGGCGACGGCGACGGGCATGACGAGATCGACATGGAGTTCATGGGCAACGCCACGGGGCAGCCGGTGGTGCTCAACACAAACGTGTGGGCCAACGGCGACGGCAAGAAGGAGCACCAGTTCGACCTGTGGTTCGACCCGGCCGCCGACTACCACACCTACACCATCATCTGGAACCCGACCAACATCCTCTTCAAGGTGGACGACAACGTGATCCGCGTCTTCAAGCGCTACGCCGACCTGGCCTACCCGAGCTCCAAGCCCATGACGCTGCACGCCACGCTGTGGGACGGCAGCTACTGGGCCACCGAGAAGGGCAAGGTGCCCATCGACTGGTCCGGCGCGCCCTTCGTCGTCTCCTACAAAGGCTACTCCGCCGACGCCTGCGTCAGCGGCGGCGCCTGCGCCGCCGGCAGCGGCGCGTGGATGAACAAGCAGCCTGACAGCGCCGAGTGGGGCACCGTCAAGTGGGCCGAGAGCAACTACATGCGCTACAACTACTGCGACGACGGCTGGAGGTTCCCGCAGGGGCTGCCGGCGGAGTGCAGCCGCAGCTGA
- the LOC8072978 gene encoding uncharacterized protein LOC8072978 isoform X4, producing MELINSANKYQNEPPNALDIFKDLHYSKKKGFTPAVQSAIVEIEEKINASVDDEEPKDVGDVVSEVLVQKTKKNSFLVNVGLKTSSASEDNASKCELQAELVVEKQTSNDLREIMKTQQLQMDDMMKKFQDAETARAKQEEEFKKKQAETDILIKGLLSMIPPR from the exons ATGGAGCTGATCAATTCG GCAAACAAGTATCAAAATGAACCACCAAATGCACTGGATATATTTAAAGACTTGCACTACAGCAAAAAGAAAGGGTTCACTCCTGCAGTTCAATCTGCCATT GTTGAAATAGAGGAGAAGATAAATGCTTCGGTAGATGATGAGGAACCAAAGGATGTGGGTGATGTTGTCTCAGAGGTTCTCGTTCAGAAGACTAAGAAGAATAGTTTTTTGGTAAATGTGGGGCTGAAAACATCATCTGCTAGTGAGGATAATGCAAGTAAGTGTGAGTTACAAGCTGAACTAGTGGTGGAGAAACAAACCTCAAATGATCTTAGGGAGATTATGAAGACCCAGCAACTGCAGATGGATGACATGATGAAGAAGTTTCAGGATGCTGAAACAGCAAGGGCTAAACAGGAGGAGGAGTTTAAGAAAAAGCAAGCTGAGACAGACATACTGATCAAGGGTCTGTTGTCTATGATTCCACCAAGGTAA
- the LOC8072978 gene encoding uncharacterized protein LOC8072978 isoform X3, translating to MGCTCRTLENEKKILTCEKNKDNRSKVQFHQTTGSRSYEMELINSANKYQNEPPNALDIFKDLHYSKKKGFTPAVQSAIVEIEEKINASVDDEEPKDVGDVVSEVLVQKTKKNSFLVNVGLKTSSASEDNASKCELQAELVVEKQTSNDLREIMKTQQLQMDDMMKKFQDAETARAKQEEEFKKKQAETDILIKGLLSMIPPR from the exons ATGGGATGCACTTGTCGAACACTGGAAAATGAGAAAAAAATA CTGACTTGTGAGAAAAACAAAGACAATAGAAGCAAAGTGCAGTTTCACCAGACAACTGGTTCTCGCAGCTATGAAATGGAGCTGATCAATTCG GCAAACAAGTATCAAAATGAACCACCAAATGCACTGGATATATTTAAAGACTTGCACTACAGCAAAAAGAAAGGGTTCACTCCTGCAGTTCAATCTGCCATT GTTGAAATAGAGGAGAAGATAAATGCTTCGGTAGATGATGAGGAACCAAAGGATGTGGGTGATGTTGTCTCAGAGGTTCTCGTTCAGAAGACTAAGAAGAATAGTTTTTTGGTAAATGTGGGGCTGAAAACATCATCTGCTAGTGAGGATAATGCAAGTAAGTGTGAGTTACAAGCTGAACTAGTGGTGGAGAAACAAACCTCAAATGATCTTAGGGAGATTATGAAGACCCAGCAACTGCAGATGGATGACATGATGAAGAAGTTTCAGGATGCTGAAACAGCAAGGGCTAAACAGGAGGAGGAGTTTAAGAAAAAGCAAGCTGAGACAGACATACTGATCAAGGGTCTGTTGTCTATGATTCCACCAAGGTAA
- the LOC8072978 gene encoding uncharacterized protein LOC8072978 isoform X1, producing MEDVETRFNRLPRNVGFSDQSAYIVDVFGHGVNLISAYDYSYSEEIDQLVWYVLNNCDQAEKLINYRKFQDDLTTSGVAAADLERRTENGFVHWFRNHMWRLNATDVVDDDLLALACGPDIRVRSYSTCVVNGVRFNTAERDKNKTTQNSRLTCTGAYRNGIIDYYGTPKEIIEFLYTDKDDGTKRSVVVFRCDWYKLDGKHTSLKDDEFYKSINISNLWCKKDSFILATQATQVFYLPDNKHGKNWRIVQRFNHRHLYNVSQIDGVASTAAPYQEQTCVVDLGRRPEVSDMPLSRDDEAGFVVHAAEIALLNKKNQLNANNEADIQLPSNFLNSIMYICEG from the exons ATGGAAGATGTGGAGACAAGGTTTAATCGGCTTCCAAGAAATGTTGGATTTTCAGATCAGTCAGCATATATTGTTGATGTTTTTGGGCACGGTGTTAATCTTATAAGCGCATATGATTATTCGTACTCTGAGGAAATTGATCAGCTGGTTTGGTATGTTCTCAACAATTGTGATCAGGCCGAGAAATTAATAAA ttACAGAAAGTTTCAAGATGACTTAACAACATCAGGGGTGGCTGCTGCAGATCTTGAAAGAAGGACAGAGAATGGCTTTGTGCATTGGTTCAGGAATCAT ATGTGGAGGTTGAATGCAACAGACGTGGTTGATGATGATTTACTTGCCTTAGCTTGTGGCCCTGACATTAGAGTAAGATCATACTCCACTTGTGTTGTCAATGGTGTTCGGTTCAACACCGCCGAGCGTGACAAAAACAAGACGACACAAAACTCCAGGTTGACCTGTACAGGTGCATATAGAAATGGAATAATTGATTATTATGGCACACCTAAAGAGATTATTGAGTTTCTGTACACTGACAAGGATGATGGTACAAAACGATCAGTTGTAGTTTTTAGATGTGACTGGTACAAATTAGATGGTAAGCATACCTCATTAAAAGATGATGAGTTCTATAAGAGTATCAATATTAGCAACTTGTGGTGCaaaaaggatagttttattttgGCAACTCAAGCGACACAAGTATTCTATTTGCCAGATAATAAGCATGGAAAGAATTGGCGGATTGTTCAAAGGTTTAATCATCGCCATTTGTATAATGTGTCTCAAATAGATGGTGTTGCATCCACTGCTGCACCCTATCAAGAGCAAACATGTGTTGTGGACCTTGGGAGGAGACCAGAAGTATCTGACATGCCTTTAAGCCGAGATGATGAGGCTGGCTTTGTTGTTCATGCTGCTGAGATTGCTCTTCTTAATAAGAAAAATCAACTAAATGCTAATAATGAAGCTGATATACAATTACCATCAAATTTTCTTAACAGCATCATGTATATATGTGAAGGTTGA